A stretch of Nitrospirota bacterium DNA encodes these proteins:
- a CDS encoding cytochrome c3 family protein, which translates to MKLFDWTKEKINQLAERLKEPISLKAKLLIIALLLIIVLGGGYVAYRFYDFSQNNPKFCVGCHLMQPAYDTWAESEHKQLNCHDCHHLSVAELNSLLLSFVLKRPTVVPERHKEHVIVSQKYCNQCHTEGKAARINKSLFHAKHVYMEQLECTQCHGEIKADKSGLHRFLPTEKFCTKCHMGRQVHGEGMGGLACLNCHTDRSKDLKPGRLKCLYCHSNDESIKRQLKDDATLDVRFFTPDAITIRKAKKIRLNEKSPMQFYCYECHKPHEAGRVRPHNEDCLRCHTGVPKIGKHNVHLAIDMKCQDCHKQHVWIVTEASAKTDCVACHEYRSPKAFF; encoded by the coding sequence ATGAAGTTATTCGATTGGACAAAAGAAAAGATCAATCAGCTCGCGGAGCGGCTCAAAGAACCTATTTCCCTGAAGGCAAAACTGCTTATTATCGCGCTGCTCCTGATCATTGTATTGGGCGGCGGTTACGTTGCTTATCGATTTTATGATTTTTCCCAGAATAATCCCAAGTTCTGCGTCGGGTGTCACCTGATGCAACCGGCATACGACACCTGGGCGGAGAGCGAGCACAAACAGCTCAACTGTCACGATTGCCATCACCTCTCGGTCGCTGAACTGAACTCACTGCTGCTCAGCTTCGTATTGAAGCGTCCGACCGTGGTGCCCGAGCGTCATAAAGAGCATGTCATCGTGAGCCAGAAATACTGCAACCAGTGCCACACCGAGGGCAAGGCGGCGAGGATCAATAAGTCTCTCTTCCATGCCAAGCACGTGTATATGGAACAGCTCGAATGCACGCAGTGCCACGGCGAGATAAAAGCCGACAAGAGCGGTCTCCACCGCTTCCTGCCCACGGAAAAATTCTGTACCAAGTGTCATATGGGCAGGCAGGTGCATGGCGAGGGCATGGGCGGTCTTGCCTGTCTCAACTGCCATACTGACCGGAGCAAGGACCTTAAGCCCGGGCGCCTTAAATGTCTCTATTGCCACAGCAACGATGAAAGCATTAAGAGGCAATTGAAGGACGATGCCACCCTTGACGTGCGGTTCTTTACGCCCGATGCCATTACGATCCGGAAGGCCAAGAAGATTCGCTTGAACGAAAAGTCGCCTATGCAGTTCTATTGTTATGAGTGCCACAAACCGCATGAGGCGGGCAGGGTCCGGCCCCATAATGAAGACTGCCTGCGCTGCCATACGGGCGTGCCGAAGATCGGAAAACACAACGTCCACCTCGCGATTGACATGAAGTGTCAGGACTGTCACAAACAGCATGTCTGGATCGTGACCGAGGCATCGGCGAAAACGGATTGTGTCGCCTGTCACGAGTATCGGAGTCCGAAGGCGTTTTTCTAA
- a CDS encoding CusA/CzcA family heavy metal efflux RND transporter, protein MLNKIIHWSLNHRLVVIVAWSVVAVLGILAVLRLPLDAFPDTTPIQVQVNTVAPALSPLEIERQVSAPLEQAISGLPKLKEVRSTSRFGMSQVTVIFEDGTDIYLSRQVVMERVQGVALPSGIEKPQLGPVATGLGEVFHYLLIAKDKSLAELRTLHDWVVKPQMRSVAGVAEVNTWGGDVRRFEIVVDPEVLARRGLTMDLLIEAVERNNANVGGGTIDQAGESSLVQGVAIVTTPADIEGIVIAAKEGVPVRVADVARVVEGREIRRGAVTADGKGEAVLGLGFMLMGENSHDVTTRLKARLEEVKKTLPKGAEVATAYDRTSLVDKVLHTVEKNLFEGAILVVAVIFVFLGNIRAGLIVALAIPLSMLFAFDLMLRFGIAGSLMSLGAIDFGLIVDSSVIMIENAERRLAGDKSDRSIIDVVREAAIEVRKPTMFGELIIMIVYLPILALEGVEGKLFRPMALTVIFALLGSMAMSLTLMPVLAGFSLKRKKEDQEPWLVRRLKDIYRPILGFALRRRTAVLAIAFGSLCIAGILATRLGSEFVPRLMEGSIVINTVRLASVSLDESVRYGTRLERALLDKFPNEIERIWTRTGSAEIATDPMGVELSDIFITLKPREKWQRARTQEKLVAVMEKELKVMPGMRMIFTQPIEMRVNEMIAGIRSDVGIKIFGDDFEILKTKAKEVEKLVRKVSGAADVSVEQVTGQPLLQVEVDRNAVARHGIHAREVLEIIEALGGREVGMLQEGDRRFPIAVRIADKYRSETEDLGRILVTTESGKRIPLSLLTKIKSSEGPSTINREWGKRRVVVQANVRGRDVGSFVADIKESIEQEVKLPSGYYIRYGGQFENLQRAQQRLMIVIPVALALIFTLLYFTYGRVLDAARVFTGVPFAAVGGIVALWLRGIPFSISAGVGFVALSGVAVLGDMVLVSAVRDLLAKGTPLIEAIQKAAEQRLRPVLMTALVASFGFIPMAINTGIGAEVQRPLATVVIGGVVSSTLLTLLVLPVLYAVFGRAKAIDGEQ, encoded by the coding sequence ATGCTGAATAAAATCATCCATTGGTCACTCAACCACCGGCTGGTGGTCATCGTTGCCTGGTCCGTGGTTGCTGTTCTCGGGATACTTGCAGTTCTACGGCTGCCCCTGGACGCCTTCCCGGATACGACCCCGATTCAGGTCCAGGTGAACACCGTGGCCCCGGCTCTCTCGCCGCTGGAGATTGAGCGCCAGGTTTCGGCGCCCCTGGAACAGGCGATTTCGGGGCTGCCAAAACTCAAGGAAGTCCGATCCACCTCCCGTTTCGGCATGTCCCAGGTAACGGTGATCTTCGAAGATGGGACCGACATCTACCTTTCCCGCCAAGTGGTCATGGAGCGGGTCCAGGGCGTTGCGCTTCCTTCCGGAATCGAAAAACCTCAACTCGGGCCGGTGGCTACAGGACTCGGGGAGGTCTTTCACTACCTGCTTATTGCCAAGGACAAGTCTCTTGCCGAGCTCCGGACGCTGCATGACTGGGTGGTGAAGCCCCAGATGCGCTCGGTGGCCGGGGTGGCGGAGGTGAACACCTGGGGCGGTGACGTGCGGCGCTTCGAGATCGTCGTTGATCCGGAGGTGCTGGCCAGGCGCGGCCTGACCATGGATCTGCTGATAGAGGCTGTCGAACGGAACAACGCCAACGTGGGCGGGGGCACCATCGACCAGGCGGGTGAGTCGAGCCTGGTACAGGGGGTTGCCATCGTTACGACGCCAGCGGATATTGAAGGTATCGTTATTGCCGCCAAGGAAGGGGTCCCCGTTCGGGTGGCGGATGTGGCCCGGGTGGTGGAGGGGCGTGAAATCCGTCGCGGCGCGGTGACGGCCGATGGCAAGGGCGAGGCAGTCCTCGGCCTCGGTTTCATGCTCATGGGTGAGAACAGCCACGATGTCACGACCCGGCTCAAGGCCCGTTTGGAGGAGGTCAAGAAGACCCTGCCCAAGGGGGCGGAGGTTGCTACCGCTTACGACCGGACTTCGCTGGTGGACAAGGTACTCCATACCGTGGAGAAGAACCTCTTCGAGGGGGCGATCCTCGTCGTCGCCGTTATCTTCGTCTTTCTGGGAAATATCCGCGCCGGGCTGATCGTTGCCCTGGCCATCCCGCTCTCCATGCTGTTCGCCTTCGACCTGATGCTTCGCTTCGGTATCGCCGGGAGTTTGATGAGTCTCGGGGCCATCGACTTCGGCCTGATCGTGGACAGCTCGGTAATCATGATCGAGAACGCGGAGCGCCGTCTCGCCGGAGACAAGAGCGACCGGAGCATCATTGACGTGGTGCGCGAAGCGGCCATCGAGGTCCGTAAACCGACCATGTTCGGCGAACTGATCATCATGATCGTCTACCTGCCGATTCTGGCTCTGGAAGGGGTAGAGGGCAAACTCTTCCGCCCCATGGCCCTGACCGTCATTTTCGCGCTCTTAGGCTCCATGGCCATGTCGCTGACCCTCATGCCGGTGCTGGCCGGCTTCAGCCTCAAGCGCAAAAAAGAGGACCAGGAACCCTGGCTCGTCCGCAGGCTCAAAGATATCTATCGCCCGATCCTGGGCTTTGCCTTGCGCCGGCGCACAGCCGTACTTGCCATCGCTTTCGGCAGTCTCTGTATTGCCGGCATTCTCGCGACCCGGCTCGGCTCGGAATTTGTGCCGCGCCTGATGGAAGGGTCCATCGTCATCAACACTGTTCGCCTTGCCAGCGTGTCACTGGATGAGTCCGTGCGCTACGGCACCCGCCTTGAGCGGGCATTGCTGGATAAATTTCCGAACGAGATCGAACGGATCTGGACCCGCACCGGCAGCGCCGAAATTGCCACCGATCCAATGGGGGTGGAGCTCTCCGACATCTTCATAACTCTCAAGCCGAGGGAAAAATGGCAGCGTGCCCGCACCCAGGAAAAACTGGTTGCGGTCATGGAGAAGGAGCTGAAAGTCATGCCGGGCATGCGAATGATCTTTACCCAGCCGATTGAGATGCGGGTAAACGAAATGATTGCCGGCATACGCTCCGATGTGGGGATCAAAATCTTCGGAGATGATTTCGAAATCCTGAAGACCAAGGCAAAAGAAGTCGAAAAATTGGTCAGGAAAGTATCCGGAGCCGCCGATGTGAGCGTGGAGCAGGTTACCGGCCAGCCTTTGCTGCAGGTTGAAGTGGACCGAAACGCCGTTGCCCGCCATGGCATTCATGCGAGAGAGGTCCTTGAGATCATTGAAGCCCTCGGTGGCAGGGAGGTCGGCATGTTGCAGGAAGGAGACCGGCGCTTCCCCATCGCGGTGCGCATTGCCGACAAGTATCGTTCAGAGACGGAGGATCTTGGCCGCATCCTGGTGACCACGGAGAGCGGGAAGCGCATCCCGCTGTCGCTGCTCACTAAAATCAAATCGTCTGAAGGACCATCCACCATCAACCGTGAATGGGGCAAGCGGCGGGTCGTCGTGCAGGCGAACGTGCGTGGCCGTGACGTGGGAAGCTTCGTGGCCGACATCAAGGAGTCAATCGAGCAAGAAGTCAAGCTCCCAAGCGGATACTACATCCGTTACGGCGGCCAGTTCGAGAACCTCCAACGCGCGCAGCAACGGCTGATGATCGTCATCCCGGTGGCTCTGGCCCTCATCTTTACGCTGCTCTATTTCACCTATGGGCGGGTCCTGGATGCTGCCCGGGTCTTCACCGGCGTACCCTTCGCCGCGGTCGGCGGCATCGTTGCCCTGTGGTTGCGGGGCATCCCCTTCAGCATCTCGGCTGGGGTCGGTTTTGTTGCTCTTTCGGGTGTTGCGGTCCTCGGCGATATGGTGCTGGTCTCCGCGGTGCGGGACCTGCTCGCCAAGGGGACACCGCTGATCGAAGCAATCCAGAAGGCGGCCGAACAGCGCCTTCGCCCGGTGCTCATGACCGCACTGGTCGCCAGTTTCGGCTTCATCCCCATGGCAATTAACACCGGCATAGGGGCCGAGGTGCAGAGGCCGCTCGCCACAGTCGTCATTGGCGGTGTTGTTTCCTCGACACTGCTTACCTTGCTCGTGCTTCCGGTATTATATGCCGTATTCGGCCGGGCAAAGGCAATCGACGGAGAACAGTAA
- a CDS encoding PAS domain S-box protein, giving the protein MADTQKSDTNSNQPLCNGEDLTERKQLEKKLQESEGKYRTLVETADDAIIVTDLQGRHLFANSAYYASLGYAVGDDPNPDGFSNLHPDDAVMMKNRMSELINTGKLLSEYRVRHKDGGWRYRSTRSTLIRDDEGSPNRLLAICRDVTERKETEILLQQQRSQLEEAQRISHVGSWERDISTNVISLSDEMKRIFGINPREKKFTFQMLLDMMHPDDREPFQKAVREAVFGKKPYSTEYRIVHGDGSTRFIHARGEAQYDGLGKPVIFRGIAQDITERKQAEGALRESRKFLETVIEAAPT; this is encoded by the coding sequence ATGGCTGACACTCAAAAATCGGATACGAACTCAAATCAGCCGCTGTGCAACGGTGAGGACCTCACCGAGCGCAAGCAGCTGGAAAAGAAACTCCAGGAATCAGAGGGGAAGTACCGTACCCTGGTGGAGACGGCAGATGATGCCATAATAGTGACCGACTTGCAGGGGCGCCATCTCTTCGCGAACAGCGCGTACTACGCCAGCCTCGGCTATGCGGTCGGCGATGATCCGAATCCGGATGGCTTCAGCAACCTTCATCCGGATGACGCGGTAATGATGAAGAACAGAATGAGCGAATTGATCAATACGGGGAAGCTGCTCTCTGAATACCGCGTCCGTCATAAGGACGGCGGCTGGCGTTATCGTTCCACCCGGTCCACACTCATTCGTGATGATGAGGGCAGTCCCAATAGGTTGCTGGCTATTTGCCGCGACGTCACCGAACGCAAAGAGACAGAAATACTCCTTCAGCAGCAACGGTCGCAACTCGAAGAAGCGCAGAGAATCTCCCATGTCGGAAGCTGGGAACGTGACATCTCGACGAACGTCATAAGCTTGTCCGACGAAATGAAGCGCATATTCGGCATCAACCCCCGCGAAAAGAAGTTTACCTTCCAGATGCTGCTGGACATGATGCATCCCGATGACCGGGAACCCTTCCAAAAAGCCGTCAGAGAAGCCGTCTTCGGGAAAAAGCCGTACAGCACGGAGTACCGCATTGTCCACGGCGACGGCTCGACGCGATTCATCCATGCCCGCGGCGAGGCGCAATACGACGGCTTGGGAAAACCCGTGATCTTCCGGGGAATCGCCCAGGACATCACCGAACGCAAACAAGCGGAAGGGGCCTTGCGGGAAAGCCGGAAATTCCTGGAGACGGTCATCGAGGCGGCGCCCACCTGA
- a CDS encoding ubiquinol-cytochrome c reductase iron-sulfur subunit, giving the protein MKRRRFLKIILTFLGSLTFFSFAYSLVKFLTSLPTARAGNKKLVISKTDIPSGSARNIIYGNVPVVVINRPERGFIAFSRVCTHLGCLVDYNERKQLFLCPCHAGIYDIEGNVVSGPPPKALNIIPIRIEGGNIVLG; this is encoded by the coding sequence ATGAAGCGGCGAAGATTCCTGAAAATTATTCTGACCTTTCTCGGATCACTTACTTTCTTTTCGTTCGCTTATTCCCTTGTAAAATTTCTCACGTCACTCCCGACAGCAAGAGCCGGCAATAAAAAGCTCGTCATCAGCAAAACCGATATTCCTTCCGGCAGCGCCAGAAACATCATTTACGGAAATGTACCTGTTGTCGTCATTAACCGGCCTGAGAGGGGATTCATCGCTTTTTCAAGAGTGTGCACCCATCTCGGTTGTTTAGTCGACTATAACGAGAGAAAACAGTTATTCCTCTGCCCCTGCCACGCAGGGATCTATGACATCGAGGGAAACGTAGTATCGGGACCGCCGCCGAAAGCGTTGAACATCATTCCGATCAGGATCGAAGGCGGGAACATAGTCTTAGGGTGA
- a CDS encoding cytochrome C: protein MKKLFVLALAIVMMLSMVASVFASMKTVEFEGKGAGKVIFDGAAHKAKGLVCKDCHTSPKLFAMKKGADVISMKDMEDGKACGACHNGTKAFSVKDKATCAKCHKK, encoded by the coding sequence ATGAAGAAATTATTCGTATTGGCCCTCGCAATTGTAATGATGCTGTCTATGGTTGCTTCAGTATTTGCCAGCATGAAGACGGTGGAATTCGAAGGCAAGGGAGCGGGTAAAGTCATTTTTGACGGTGCCGCACATAAAGCGAAAGGCTTAGTTTGCAAAGATTGTCATACGTCCCCCAAGCTCTTCGCGATGAAGAAGGGTGCTGACGTCATTTCCATGAAAGACATGGAGGACGGCAAAGCCTGCGGCGCATGCCACAACGGCACCAAGGCTTTTAGTGTAAAGGATAAAGCAACCTGTGCCAAGTGTCACAAGAAATAA
- a CDS encoding cation:proton antiporter: MQDQEITILRELIIILAVSLPITYLFHRAKLPALVGFLITGVLIGPYGAAIITETRVVERLADIGVVLLLFTVGLEFSIADIMKSGRQFLIGGGTQVLLTIAAVTGIALLFHYPLPQALFFGFLASLSSTAIVLKMYSDRSDLDTTHGRLATGILLFQDIAVVPMMLMLPVLAESSALGAVTPLSVLLSLGKAVLGLVGVFFAARQVVPFLLHQVIRLRNREMFFLLVVLLCLGTAWITYSLGLSLALGAFLAGLIISESEYSHHIVVEIMPFRDYFASIFFISIGMLLQTDYFMAHWVLLLVMALLLVLLKSGLVAVTAAMLRYPVRSSLLAGLGLAQIGEFSFLLAQQGQISGLMGQDIFQMFINTSILSMLATPFLIQAGPWITGLLPNLASVPGDKSDVCTLTGHTIIAGYGLNGRNLSRTLKATHLPYVVLEVNADTIRKARDAGESIIYGDITRSEVLMRAGVDCAKVIVFAISDFAATRIAVRTVRELNPSIFILIRTRYAADVDELYKLGANQVIPEEFETSIEIFSRVLHEYHVPNNVIANQIQLVRFGGYKMLRGYSLDQENLGRIAALFADATVDHVQLDPGSPAVGGTLRELDLRKNTGATVIAIARNGEANTNPGPDFTLQPDDIVVLIGGHKELDEAMNLLTRKQP, translated from the coding sequence ATGCAGGATCAGGAAATCACCATACTTCGAGAGCTGATCATCATCCTCGCCGTCTCGCTTCCGATCACCTATCTCTTCCACCGCGCAAAACTGCCGGCGCTCGTGGGGTTCCTGATCACCGGCGTGCTCATCGGCCCTTACGGCGCCGCCATTATCACCGAGACCCGCGTCGTTGAACGGCTCGCTGATATCGGCGTTGTTCTGCTCCTGTTCACCGTCGGACTCGAGTTCTCGATCGCTGACATCATGAAATCGGGCCGCCAGTTCCTGATCGGCGGCGGCACCCAGGTTCTTTTGACGATCGCCGCGGTCACCGGCATTGCGCTCCTGTTCCACTATCCCCTGCCCCAGGCCTTGTTCTTCGGCTTTCTCGCATCGCTCAGCAGCACCGCGATCGTGCTCAAGATGTACTCTGACCGGTCGGATCTCGACACGACCCACGGCAGGCTTGCCACCGGCATTCTGCTGTTTCAGGACATTGCCGTCGTGCCCATGATGCTCATGCTGCCGGTCCTCGCCGAGTCAAGCGCACTCGGCGCGGTCACGCCGCTGTCCGTGCTTCTTTCCCTGGGCAAGGCCGTGCTGGGGCTGGTCGGCGTTTTTTTTGCGGCTCGCCAGGTTGTCCCCTTCCTGCTCCACCAGGTGATCCGGCTCAGGAATCGGGAGATGTTCTTCCTCCTCGTGGTGTTGCTGTGCCTGGGTACGGCGTGGATCACCTACAGTCTCGGCCTTTCGCTCGCCCTCGGCGCGTTCCTTGCGGGCCTCATCATTTCCGAATCAGAATACAGCCATCACATCGTGGTCGAGATCATGCCCTTCCGCGATTATTTCGCAAGCATCTTCTTTATCTCCATCGGCATGCTGCTCCAGACCGACTATTTCATGGCCCACTGGGTCCTACTCCTTGTCATGGCGCTCCTGCTCGTTCTTCTGAAATCCGGGCTGGTGGCCGTGACCGCGGCCATGCTGCGTTATCCGGTCCGGAGTTCCCTGCTCGCGGGACTCGGCCTGGCGCAGATCGGCGAATTTTCATTTCTGTTGGCGCAGCAGGGCCAGATAAGCGGCCTGATGGGTCAAGACATTTTCCAGATGTTCATCAACACCTCCATCCTGAGCATGCTCGCAACGCCCTTCCTCATCCAGGCGGGTCCGTGGATCACGGGACTGCTGCCGAACCTGGCCTCTGTACCGGGAGATAAAAGCGATGTTTGCACGCTCACCGGGCATACCATCATTGCGGGATATGGCTTGAACGGCAGAAACCTGTCCAGGACGCTCAAGGCCACTCACCTCCCCTATGTGGTGCTGGAAGTGAACGCCGATACCATCAGGAAGGCGCGTGATGCGGGGGAGTCCATCATCTACGGAGACATCACGAGAAGCGAAGTGCTGATGCGGGCGGGCGTTGACTGCGCCAAGGTGATCGTGTTCGCCATATCAGACTTTGCCGCAACCCGGATCGCCGTGCGCACGGTGCGCGAGCTCAACCCTTCGATATTCATTCTCATCCGTACGCGGTACGCTGCCGACGTCGACGAGCTCTACAAGCTCGGCGCAAATCAGGTGATCCCCGAGGAGTTCGAAACCTCGATCGAGATATTTTCGCGCGTGCTGCATGAATATCATGTCCCGAACAACGTCATCGCGAACCAGATCCAGCTCGTGCGGTTCGGAGGGTACAAGATGCTGCGCGGGTATTCCCTGGACCAGGAGAACCTCGGCCGCATTGCGGCGCTCTTCGCCGATGCGACGGTGGACCATGTCCAGCTGGATCCCGGATCGCCCGCCGTGGGCGGTACGCTCCGTGAGCTTGATCTCCGGAAGAATACCGGCGCCACGGTCATTGCCATCGCGCGGAACGGAGAAGCGAACACCAATCCGGGGCCTGACTTCACGTTGCAGCCCGATGATATTGTCGTGCTCATCGGCGGGCATAAGGAACTTGACGAGGCGATGAATCTCCTGACGCGGAAACAGCCGTGA
- a CDS encoding PAS domain-containing protein, translating to MKLITADGTLQSMNRAGLDMIEANSLDQVRGHCLYPLVSEEHREAFQAQVQDVFQGKSGALEFKIIGLKGRPRWLYSHAVPLRNDRGEIVSALAVTIDVSERKLAEEALHESERSLKTLMSNLPGMAYRCCNDRNWAMEYVSEGAAGLTGYQPADLIGNAKIAYNDLIRPDDQKLVWDAVQKAVGSRDKYTLNYRIRGADGQERWVWEQGQGVFSPAGCLLALEGFIIDVSERRLLEEERLKTQKLEAIGTLAGGIAHDFNNLLQGVFGYISLAKLNADHKEKSVEALEQAEKALHMSVNLTSQLLTFSKGGKPVKQRTDLRPVIENAVRFALSGSRSDHILNISGNLWAVDADSGQLGQVIQNIVLNADQAMPEGGRVEITAENVEAPDSDLPQDLKGGRYVKISIKDNGVGIPEQYLVKIFDPYFTTKEKGSGLGLATSYSIVKNHSGLIDIRSLPGKGSTFVVYIPAAAPAATKPIVAVVTRPVRRGRILLMDDDEVVRSVAGELIHALGHDVDFAEHGEAALFKYKTARKAGHPYDIVILDLTIRGGMGGIDTIQKLRAIDPDVRAVVSSGYSDNAMAADYQKLGFRSFLKKPYNIEELRDTLNALLT from the coding sequence GTGAAGCTGATCACTGCGGACGGGACTCTGCAGAGTATGAACCGCGCCGGACTCGACATGATCGAGGCTAATTCACTCGACCAGGTGCGGGGCCACTGTTTGTATCCACTGGTGTCCGAAGAACATCGCGAGGCCTTTCAGGCCCAGGTGCAGGATGTCTTCCAGGGCAAATCCGGCGCCCTTGAGTTCAAGATAATCGGCCTGAAGGGGAGACCTCGCTGGTTGTATAGTCATGCCGTGCCCCTGCGCAACGACAGGGGAGAGATCGTCTCCGCGCTTGCGGTAACCATCGATGTCAGCGAGCGCAAGTTAGCCGAGGAGGCGCTCCATGAGAGTGAACGGTCACTCAAGACCTTGATGAGCAATCTTCCGGGCATGGCTTACCGCTGCTGCAATGACCGGAACTGGGCCATGGAATACGTGAGCGAGGGCGCAGCCGGCCTGACAGGTTACCAGCCTGCGGACCTGATCGGGAACGCGAAGATCGCCTATAACGACCTGATCCGCCCCGACGATCAGAAGCTGGTGTGGGATGCTGTGCAGAAGGCCGTTGGATCGAGGGACAAATACACGCTGAACTACCGGATCCGCGGGGCCGACGGGCAGGAGCGATGGGTCTGGGAGCAGGGGCAGGGGGTTTTCTCGCCGGCGGGCTGCCTGCTTGCCCTGGAGGGGTTCATTATCGATGTTTCGGAGCGCCGCCTCCTTGAAGAAGAGCGGCTCAAGACCCAGAAGCTCGAGGCCATCGGCACGCTCGCCGGCGGGATCGCACATGACTTCAACAATCTCCTGCAGGGCGTGTTCGGCTACATCTCCCTCGCGAAACTGAACGCGGACCACAAGGAAAAGAGCGTCGAGGCGCTTGAACAGGCCGAGAAGGCTCTGCATATGTCGGTCAACCTAACCTCCCAGCTCCTTACCTTCTCAAAGGGGGGGAAACCGGTGAAGCAGCGGACCGACCTCCGGCCGGTGATCGAGAACGCGGTACGGTTCGCCCTGAGTGGCTCGCGCTCCGATCATATCCTCAACATCAGCGGAAATCTCTGGGCCGTTGACGCGGACAGCGGCCAGCTCGGGCAGGTGATCCAGAACATCGTGCTGAACGCCGATCAGGCAATGCCGGAGGGGGGCCGTGTGGAGATCACGGCTGAAAATGTCGAGGCCCCTGATAGCGATCTGCCGCAGGATTTGAAGGGCGGGCGTTACGTAAAAATATCCATCAAGGACAACGGGGTCGGCATTCCGGAACAATACCTCGTAAAGATTTTCGACCCCTATTTCACGACCAAGGAAAAAGGCAGCGGCCTGGGCCTTGCCACGTCCTATTCAATCGTCAAGAACCATAGCGGTTTAATCGACATACGATCACTGCCGGGCAAAGGCAGCACCTTTGTCGTCTATATTCCGGCGGCCGCGCCGGCCGCAACAAAACCAATTGTTGCTGTCGTTACCCGGCCCGTGCGCCGGGGCAGGATTCTGCTCATGGACGATGATGAAGTGGTCAGATCGGTCGCCGGTGAATTGATACACGCCCTCGGACATGACGTAGACTTCGCGGAGCACGGTGAAGCGGCCCTTTTCAAATATAAAACTGCGCGGAAAGCCGGCCATCCCTATGATATCGTCATTCTCGACCTCACGATCCGGGGCGGCATGGGCGGAATTGATACGATCCAGAAACTGCGGGCTATCGATCCCGACGTGAGGGCGGTCGTATCGAGCGGCTATTCGGATAATGCCATGGCAGCGGACTATCAGAAGCTCGGGTTCAGGTCGTTCCTGAAGAAGCCATATAATATCGAGGAACTGCGCGACACGCTGAATGCGTTGCTGACGTGA
- a CDS encoding efflux RND transporter periplasmic adaptor subunit has translation MRRLAILVTLIALAAISGCSKKETATAPMAVKQSAADPRKAAQEAGLCKEHGVLEALCTKCNPKLAPIFQAKGDWCAEHDLPESVCPICHPERGGRPAVDVAGDDAPPDGTKVILKGKNTDRLAGIETTKAVAGRGMAEIIAPVVIRYDATRVAQVTARAPGMVRGVSADIGSWVSAGSVLAVIESAAVSSDQSRLTAARSRMQTAEASYRREAELEKKGISSRKEVQAAQQSLDEATAELESLQASLRGVGATTGNNGRYSVTAPISGVITQRTVSLDRYVESQTPLFEIVDTSSMWAEIALPEAELGTVKTGTGVVIIMDGLAGREFRGAIAHIAPLIDPQTRTATARVRLANPEGLLRANMYGQARISVGDSRSSSAVPRDAIQRAKSVKLVFVRLAPNEYEARRVQVASGSSNGDLVEIASGVEVGEEIVVAGSFLLKTETLKDSIGAGCCEVDNK, from the coding sequence CAGGAAGCGGGCCTTTGCAAGGAACACGGGGTGCTTGAAGCTCTCTGCACCAAGTGCAATCCGAAGCTCGCCCCCATCTTCCAGGCCAAGGGAGACTGGTGTGCCGAGCATGACTTACCCGAGTCGGTCTGCCCAATCTGCCACCCCGAGCGGGGCGGGCGGCCGGCTGTGGACGTCGCCGGCGATGACGCTCCACCTGACGGGACCAAGGTGATACTCAAGGGCAAAAACACTGACCGTCTGGCCGGGATTGAAACCACAAAAGCAGTAGCCGGCCGGGGTATGGCTGAGATTATAGCCCCGGTCGTCATCAGGTACGATGCCACCAGAGTCGCCCAGGTGACAGCCCGCGCTCCGGGGATGGTCAGGGGGGTATCGGCTGACATTGGCTCCTGGGTGTCGGCGGGATCAGTACTTGCCGTCATTGAAAGTGCCGCAGTGAGCAGTGACCAGTCGCGACTCACTGCGGCACGTTCCAGGATGCAGACGGCAGAGGCAAGCTACCGTCGTGAGGCGGAACTGGAGAAAAAAGGGATTTCTTCCAGGAAGGAAGTTCAAGCCGCCCAACAATCTCTTGACGAAGCAACCGCCGAGCTTGAGTCGCTGCAGGCATCGCTGCGCGGAGTGGGCGCCACTACCGGCAATAACGGCCGCTACTCGGTAACAGCGCCCATCTCCGGGGTAATCACCCAACGCACCGTCTCTCTTGATCGCTATGTGGAGTCCCAGACGCCGCTCTTCGAGATCGTGGATACGTCATCAATGTGGGCGGAGATTGCCCTGCCCGAAGCAGAGCTCGGAACCGTAAAAACCGGGACAGGCGTCGTCATTATCATGGATGGACTCGCTGGACGCGAGTTTCGCGGCGCCATCGCGCATATCGCGCCGTTGATCGATCCCCAGACGCGGACTGCAACGGCACGAGTTCGGCTCGCAAATCCCGAGGGACTCCTCAGGGCCAACATGTATGGCCAGGCACGCATCTCCGTCGGAGATTCCCGGTCGTCGTCGGCTGTGCCCCGAGACGCCATCCAGAGGGCAAAGTCCGTGAAACTTGTCTTCGTTAGACTGGCGCCCAACGAATACGAAGCCCGACGGGTACAGGTGGCCTCAGGCAGCAGCAATGGCGACCTGGTGGAGATTGCCTCGGGGGTCGAGGTTGGCGAGGAGATTGTTGTGGCCGGCAGTTTCCTGCTCAAAACGGAAACACTCAAGGACTCCATCGGCGCCGGCTGTTGCGAAGTGGACAATAAATAG